A window of Periplaneta americana isolate PAMFEO1 chromosome 9, P.americana_PAMFEO1_priV1, whole genome shotgun sequence genomic DNA:
CTTATCGTGTTAAAGTAAAAACTGATTACTTTTGTTTCTAATTGTTGAATCAAATGACTTATCGTGTTAAAGTAAAAACTGATTACTTTTGTTTCTAATTGTTGAATGAAATGACTTGTGTTGTAGTAaaaatcttattatttttgtttctaattatTCAATCAAATTACTTATCGTGTTAAAGTAAAAACTGATTACTTTTGTTTCTAATCATTGAATCAAATTACTTATCGTGTTGAAGTAAAAACTGATTACTTTTGTTTCTAATCATTGAATCAAATGACTTATCGTGTTAAAGTAAAAACTGATTACTTTTGTTTCTAATCATTGAATCAAATTACTTATCGTGTTAAAGTAAAAACTGATTGCTTTTGTTTCTAATCATTGAATCAAATGACTTATCGTGTTAAAGTAAAACCTGATTACTTTTGTTTGTAATTGTTGAATGAACTGACTTGTGTTGTAGTAaaaatcttattatttttgtttctaattatTCAATCAAACGACATCGTGTTGAAGTAAAAACTTATTACTTTTGTTTCTAATTATTCCATCAAACAACATCATCTTGAAGTAAAAACTTCAAATAACATCGTGTTGAAGTAAAAGCTATTACTTTTATTTCTAATTATACCATCATATGACTTATCGTGTTGAAGTAAAAGCTTAATTATTCAATCAAATGACATCCTGCTAAAGTGAAGACTTATTACTTTTGtttctaataaaattattgaatcaaACGATTTGTCGTGTTGAAGTAAAAACATATTACTTTTGTTTCTAATTGTGTTGAAGTAAAAACTTGTTAATTGTGTTTCTAAATGTTGGATCAAATGACTTATCGTGTTGAAGTAAAAACTTATTACTTTTGTTTCTAATTATTAAATCAAATAACTAATCTTGATGAAGTAAAAACTTATTACTTTTGTTTCTAATTATTCACTCAAATGATGTATCGTGTTGAAGTAAAACTTATCACTTTTGTGTCTAAAATACCTACCACAATGTCATATCCAAGAAATATCTCAATATTTCAAACGATTTACTACAATACTTTCTTTCGACTAAAGTAAATTCTAATTCACTTGAATAACTTATTATTCTCTATCATGAAAAAGCTCAAGACCAAGGTAAAATTTCAGTACTATATCTGAAAAGACATTAGACTATATTCACGCAAAGCAATTTCCCAATTATGTCTAAATATACATACCGCACCACAATACTATATAGAACACAGCTAAATATTCCAGAAATGTAATTCAATACTTCCTTCATATTAATGTAGTGTTGGTTCTTTACCTTCCAAAGCACATTTGATTCTTGATCGACTTTCGTGAAGTTCTCGACGTACAGTACTGGGGCACCACGAACCACACATCttcctgaaaataataaaaacatttttaagactTCTCAGCAATATTAATGACTGATTTGTGTCTGCTTGCAGGAGAGAGTTCCGGCTCGGGTTCAGAAGACGAGGGCGGGGGCAGTGGAGGCGGGGACAGTGAGTCAGCCCGGAGACAGTCCCGGGACGAGCATGTGTGCGGCAACTGCCAGGCCGAGTTCATAGACTTATCCGAGTTCATAGAGCACAAGAAGGACTGTGACCGCAAGACACTAGTGCTGGGGCTGGCGGAAGAGCCCCCGTCGTCGGATCCCGAGGACATGATGGCCACGGGCGACGAGGAGGACGAGGACGGCGCGAGCGGCGAGGGGGGCAAGCGCCTCGAGGAGGAGCGACGCCAGCGTCAAGACGCCGAGAACAACAACAGCGGCGAGGGCGGCGAGACGGAGGGCGAGGCCGACATGCAGGAGGGCGACATTCCGCTGGGCTTCCCCTTCCCGCTGCCCCCCGTGCCCGCCGCGGCCGGCCACGTCACGCTGGAAGCGCTGCAGAACACCAAGGTGGCGGTGGCGCAGTTCGCGGCGACCACCATGGCCAACAACGCCAACAACGCGGCGGCGCTGCAGGAGCTGGCGGTGCTGCAGTCCACGCTCTTCACGCTGCAGCACCAGCAGGTCATGCAGATGTCGCTCATCCAGCAGCTGCAGCACCAGCTGCAGATCACGCGCTCCAAGGAGGGCAGCCCCGTGTCGCCGCCTCCGCCGCCCACGCCCGTGCAGCCGCCGCCTCCCAAGCCCTCGCGGCCGCCCACGCCGGCGAAGCAGCAGGAGGTGACGCCGCCCCCGCCGCCAACCACGCAGTCCATCCCAGCGACGCACCCGCAACCGCCGCCCCCGCCGCAACAGCCGCAGCCGGCCTCCACGCCGCAGCAGCCGCCGCCCCAGCAGACGCCgccgtcgtcatcgtcgtcgcaTCTCGGGTCCGAGACGCCCAAGCCCCTGGGCGCGCCCAAGCCGCCCACGTCGTCCCCCCCGGCGCATCCGCCGCAGCTGTCGCTGTGCTCCATCTCGTCGTCGCTGGCGGCGTCCATCATCACAAACCCCGACCCGCCGCCGCTGAACGAGCCCAACACGCTGGAGATGCTGCAGCGGCGCGCGCAGGAGGTGCTGGACAACGCGAGCCAGGGCCTGCTGGCCAACAACCTGGCGGACGAGCTCGCCTTCCGCAAGAGCGGCGGCAAGTCCAACTCGCTGTCACCCTACGATTCCAAGTCGGGCGGGCGCAACGAGCCCTTCTTCAAGCACCGCTGCCGCTACTGCGGCAAGGTGTTCGGCAGCGACTCGGCGCTGCAGATACATATCAGGTCGCACACAGGTGAGCGTCCCTTTAAGTGCAATGTGTGTGGCAGTCGCTTCACCACCAAGGGCAACCTCAAGGTACACTTCCAGAGGCACACGGCCAAGTTCCCGCACATTAAGATGAACCCCAACCCCGTGCCGGAGCACCTGGACAAGTACCACCCGCCCCTGCTGGCCCAGATGGGCTCCCACCAGAGCATGTCCCCGGGGATGCCGCCCCACCCCCACCATCCGCACCACCCGCCGCCGCCCCACCAGTCCCACAACCCGTTCCACGCCGGCACGGGCTTCCCGCCGACCGCACTGCCCATGTACCGCCCCCCGCCGCCTCACGACCTCATGCCGCACCACCTGCACCAGCCGCCGCACCCGCCCCCGCACCGACAACCACACGAGCCGGCGCCGGCGCCGCCGCCTCCCAAGCCCCTCTTGCCACACCCCGCCGCGCTATTCGGGCAACGCATGGAGCAAGACGTGCCGGAGAACCTGAGCAAGCCCCCCAGTCAGCCGTCGCCGCCCCCGCGGGAGGAATACAAGAAAGAGCCTCTAGACGAGGAGCCGCAAGAGGGGCCGGAGCGTCGCGACGCCGAGGAAGTGGCCGCCGCGGAAAGGCTGACGCCGAAGCAGGAGGAGCCGGAGGTGGAGGGCGAGGCGGACATGGAGCAGGAGCACGAGATGGAACACTACCCCTCGCCCCCGCCCTACGACGACTGCAGCCTGGACAGCAAGTACAGCAACGAGGACATGCTGATGGGTGAGCCGGACAGCCCGCAGAACGAGGACAGCCTGCAGGAGCAGCCCGAGAACCTGTCCAGCAAGAGCGCGGGGTCGGGGTCGGGCGTAGGCATGGGCATGGGCATGGGTATGGGTTTGGGTTTGGGCGTCGGCCAGCTGGGGGCGGCGGTGGGACAGCGCCTGCCGCCCTCCATCCCCTTCCCGCACACCGTGTCGCCGCCCAGCAGCACGTCCTCGGGCAGCATCACCACGCTGCACACCTCCGTGGGGCCCATCTCCCTACCCAACGACGTGGACCCCGCCAAGGACCCCGCCATCTACACCAACCTGCTGCCGCGCCCCGGCAGCAACGACAACTCGTGGGAGAGCCTCATAGAGGTGACCAAGACCTCGGAGACGTCCAAGCTGCAGCAGCTGGTGGACAACATCGAGCACAAGCTGACGGACCCCAACCAGTGCGTCATCTGCCACCGCGTGCTGTCGTGCAAGAGCGCGCTGCAGATGCACTACCGCACGCACACGGGCGAGCGGCCCTTCAAGTGCAAGATCTGCGGGCGCGCCTTCACCACCAAGGGCAACCTCAAGACGCACATGGGCGTGCACCGCGCCAAGCCGCCCATGCGGGTGCTGCACCAGTGCCCCGTGTGCCACAAGAAGTTCACCAACGCGCTGGTGCTGCAGCAGCACATCCGCCTGCACACGGGCGAGCCCACCGACCTCACGCCCGAGCAGATCCAGGCGGCCGAGATCAAGGAGTACCCGCCGCCCGGCGCCGCCTCCTTCCCGCTGCCCAACTCCGTCAGTCCCTTCCTCGCGCAGGGCTTCCCCCTGCCGGGGATGTCCCCGCTGCCTCCCCCCGGCCTCCACCTGGGCCTCAAGCCCGACTTCGAAGAGAAGCGGGACAGGGACCGCGACAAGGAGCCCAAGGACGACAAGCACGACTTCCTGGAGGACGACAACACCAACAGCAGCGGCCCGCAGCAGCTGCCGTCCTTCTCCACGTCCCTGGCGGCCCTGGAGAACCAGGTGCGCACCATCACCACCATGGCGTCGCAGCTGTCGGCGTCGGGGCTGTCGCGGTCCGCGGAGGAGCTCAACAAGACGTCGTCCACCCCCACGCCCATGAACGGGGACAAGTCGCCCGCGCCCGGCGGCAGCCCCGCCGAGTCGGAGGTCCGCGCGTCGCCGTCGCCGCCGCCGCAGCCTCCGACCCCGCTCCAGGTCCCGCGCCCCCCGTCGTCGCAGCAGCCCGGGAGCCCCGCGCCCTCCGAGTCGAACTCGCTAGGGGCGCTCGACCTGACGCCCCGGGCAGCAGGACCCGCCCCCGGACCCGCACCTCCGTCGGCGTCGGCCGGCATCGGCCCCGGCGTGTTCTCGGGATTCGGCCTCCTGCCCCCCGGCTCCATTACCACGGGGTCCTCGCCGCTCATGACTTCGGCCCTCTCGTCGCTCACGTCGTCGGTCCTAACGTCGACGGCCTTCAGCCCCATCGGACTGGCGGTCGGACCCGCAGGTAGGCAGGCATCCCGTCTATCCCTCCCGCCCCCGCCCCACACGTACACTGCATCACAGTAttgttttttgcacgatcgtgtttacCAGctgttgttgttaggccttggaaGTTATAAACTTGTTGCCAGGGTAAccttcttcataacataaaactatattaattaccattacagtgcagttttgcgaaggctttggaataatattgctctaaattttcaatgtaaaatatattgtttttgcaatttagaaatatgatcgtgcaaaaaatattgtacaatacacgtttgtgaagtgcattacaaaatctcggaaattgaaaaactcgctctgctcattTTCCAAACATtgcctcgattttgtaaaacgcACTTCtcaatcttgtatcgtaatatactattacactTTTTTCGAAGCGAACATGAAATACAGCATATTACCAATCATAataacagaaatacttaaattaaatttttcttataaaatattacGACATTAACTACTTGAGCAAAATCAAAAGTAAGCTACGTGTTCACCATTTcttgatattttataaaattaattaattgttgtgGACTGTCCCCTTTGCTCTttatggggttaggtacagcttacgaaagtaaaatttttggaaatattcaacattttttctctccattactgtatgaaataatgaacaataatgaaaattggtaggtgtAAAATACTGACCTTCTGCTacaggaaaaaattatttttacgatttaaaaaaattatttatatttatatatatatatttttttttttcaaaattcactgtgcagtgatgaagcgtttccctcatagctcataaacttgttaactttttcatgttctctctcttttattttattgctgaaactcatgtttacaattccatgctctttcaattacattccttaataaacagtattttttttattttgtgttagaagaagatACTgaaattttaccatttttaaaatgaatttattttttatcaaacaatctatcaaaggtagagaagtgatcttgcatcgtattgtatatatgacatacataaatacacacaaaaaatttcatcacagaatgttggatagtttttgagttatgtgggaaacgcttcatcattgcacagtgaattttgaattttgaaaaaaaaaatgtagctttttttaactgtaaaaatatttttttcatatagcagaaggacagtgttttacacatactaattttcattattgcacaagatacagtaatggagaaaaaaaaatgctgaatatttccaaaattttactgctgtaagttgtagtacctaactccttaatgtATATCTGGATCAGATTGTCAAATTATGGAAATCCACTAGTCCAAAAgggatattcattcatttagtgttctgcccaagggcagatctttcgctGCAAATACccactttctccaatcttttctattttctttcttcaatGGATATTAATAGCCCCTATAAAACAactttgtacaattttatatgcAGAAGATCAGATTTTAATTTCAGACCTACAAAGATCCTCCTAACATTTTAATTGACTTAGGTGAATTGTATAATATGAAAGTATCAACAATCAAGACTAAATCCATGACGTTTCAAGGCAAGCAGATCAGAAGAGTAAAGATTGTTATAAGTTACAAAATCATAGAACAAGACagaagttttaaatatttggggaatatataacagattttaaaaatgataaaaatccAAGAATCACTAGCCAAATATAATAAGATAAATGGAATCTTAAGAGAAAAACTTAGCAGTTTTTGGAGTCTTTTTGTATCTTCTATTCCCCAAAAGGAAATGAATTTcaccttttaaaacaaatatttcagcacTAGGGAGGATTGGAGATCTGTCAATTGAAGTTCAGCTCGAGGAGTTATGgtattctcttgaataatcttgatttttctgattgAGTCCACATTGAATTGAAAAAGGGTTCTACACTATGATATACGAGATGGCCTGTCAGGTTCCTAATATATTATAATGGACGGATAGGAACACTATTTATTCCGGACCATACAacgaaatttgaatttaaaaaagcATATCCGGAACGTTCATGCTCGCGAGCACTTCTTTACTCGCATGACAAGAGCACCAAATACcgcgagcaccaggttgagaacgcctgaCATAAATTGCAGAAGTCTCTCTTCATAACCCAAAAATGTGAGGTATCTATTCACTTTtatgaattaggcctatatggcTGAAGTGGATGTTAACTATTTTTACACAAATCCATACCAAAAGCTATTCGTAGGCTACATCGTAATCTTTTATAATATGCGAAGGGAATCCCAGAAGTGATGCACATTGCGCATGCGCTCCCATATCCATGGAAAAccaaattatagtttatttaacgacgttcgcaactgccgaggttacatcagcgtcgccgtgttccggaattttgtctcgcaggagtttttttatatGCTAGTAAATCtgcagacatgagcctgtcacatctaagcacacttaaatgtcaccgACCTGAGCCGGGTTCGAACCCGCAagctcgagcacagaaggccagcgctataccgactacggtATCCAGGCCGAATATTCATGGACATGCGAGGTTGTTATTTATTGAGTTAATAGTGAGAGTTATTCTGAACGATTCTATGTAAGTTCAATTAAATTGCTTAGAAACTTTTCTGTGTATAAGCGATTGAAATAGACGACGAAAATCATTG
This region includes:
- the LOC138706662 gene encoding homeotic protein spalt-major-like isoform X3 is translated as MMATGDEEDEDGASGEGGKRLEEERRQRQDAENNNSGEGGETEGEADMQEGDIPLGFPFPLPPVPAAAGHVTLEALQNTKVAVAQFAATTMANNANNAAALQELAVLQSTLFTLQHQQVMQMSLIQQLQHQLQITRSKEGSPVSPPPPPTPVQPPPPKPSRPPTPAKQQEVTPPPPPTTQSIPATHPQPPPPPQQPQPASTPQQPPPQQTPPSSSSSHLGSETPKPLGAPKPPTSSPPAHPPQLSLCSISSSLAASIITNPDPPPLNEPNTLEMLQRRAQEVLDNASQGLLANNLADELAFRKSGGKSNSLSPYDSKSGGRNEPFFKHRCRYCGKVFGSDSALQIHIRSHTGERPFKCNVCGSRFTTKGNLKVHFQRHTAKFPHIKMNPNPVPEHLDKYHPPLLAQMGSHQSMSPGMPPHPHHPHHPPPPHQSHNPFHAGTGFPPTALPMYRPPPPHDLMPHHLHQPPHPPPHRQPHEPAPAPPPPKPLLPHPAALFGQRMEQDVPENLSKPPSQPSPPPREEYKKEPLDEEPQEGPERRDAEEVAAAERLTPKQEEPEVEGEADMEQEHEMEHYPSPPPYDDCSLDSKYSNEDMLMGEPDSPQNEDSLQEQPENLSSKSAGSGSGVGMGMGMGMGLGLGVGQLGAAVGQRLPPSIPFPHTVSPPSSTSSGSITTLHTSVGPISLPNDVDPAKDPAIYTNLLPRPGSNDNSWESLIEVTKTSETSKLQQLVDNIEHKLTDPNQCVICHRVLSCKSALQMHYRTHTGERPFKCKICGRAFTTKGNLKTHMGVHRAKPPMRVLHQCPVCHKKFTNALVLQQHIRLHTGEPTDLTPEQIQAAEIKEYPPPGAASFPLPNSVSPFLAQGFPLPGMSPLPPPGLHLGLKPDFEEKRDRDRDKEPKDDKHDFLEDDNTNSSGPQQLPSFSTSLAALENQVRTITTMASQLSASGLSRSAEELNKTSSTPTPMNGDKSPAPGGSPAESEVRASPSPPPQPPTPLQVPRPPSSQQPGSPAPSESNSLGALDLTPRAAGPAPGPAPPSASAGIGPGVFSGFGLLPPGSITTGSSPLMTSALSSLTSSVLTSTAFSPIGLAVGPAVGHVFAVRPGNTTCNICFKTFACNSALEIHYRSHTKERPFKCTVCDRGFSTKSSTDPLRAQLNPDCICDHWGQWRIQQGDHSGGHGVNVTPHKPKRQRKRNDGIKRNGCGKKVAAWVPPLLCNPGYASDWTPLLGNMKQHMLTHKIRDMPSHLFETNKPPPPPVSTPTDESSNHDEIRSQPPMESPLKPADLGVKRSPPEGEAVLPIPKRQPGLPKHLCHVCNKNFSSSSALQIHMRTHTGDKPFRCTICQKAFTTKGNLKLNEISVIQSVNSNSSSGLSPPGGKYASLLGFGGYGGPDKPLLSEPPRSQPNSPLSDKPSSSVSSPPPLSLSLGSHHGSPPLRETGGNDGPDRETVSRGMWDLHYDRKPSSGNNDKPVDASPSPPGHVTPHPPPPPAPRGEGLAA
- the LOC138706662 gene encoding homeotic protein spalt-major-like isoform X1; translation: MMATGDEEDEDGASGEGGKRLEEERRQRQDAENNNSGEGGETEGEADMQEGDIPLGFPFPLPPVPAAAGHVTLEALQNTKVAVAQFAATTMANNANNAAALQELAVLQSTLFTLQHQQVMQMSLIQQLQHQLQITRSKEGSPVSPPPPPTPVQPPPPKPSRPPTPAKQQEVTPPPPPTTQSIPATHPQPPPPPQQPQPASTPQQPPPQQTPPSSSSSHLGSETPKPLGAPKPPTSSPPAHPPQLSLCSISSSLAASIITNPDPPPLNEPNTLEMLQRRAQEVLDNASQGLLANNLADELAFRKSGGKSNSLSPYDSKSGGRNEPFFKHRCRYCGKVFGSDSALQIHIRSHTGERPFKCNVCGSRFTTKGNLKVHFQRHTAKFPHIKMNPNPVPEHLDKYHPPLLAQMGSHQSMSPGMPPHPHHPHHPPPPHQSHNPFHAGTGFPPTALPMYRPPPPHDLMPHHLHQPPHPPPHRQPHEPAPAPPPPKPLLPHPAALFGQRMEQDVPENLSKPPSQPSPPPREEYKKEPLDEEPQEGPERRDAEEVAAAERLTPKQEEPEVEGEADMEQEHEMEHYPSPPPYDDCSLDSKYSNEDMLMGEPDSPQNEDSLQEQPENLSSKSAGSGSGVGMGMGMGMGLGLGVGQLGAAVGQRLPPSIPFPHTVSPPSSTSSGSITTLHTSVGPISLPNDVDPAKDPAIYTNLLPRPGSNDNSWESLIEVTKTSETSKLQQLVDNIEHKLTDPNQCVICHRVLSCKSALQMHYRTHTGERPFKCKICGRAFTTKGNLKTHMGVHRAKPPMRVLHQCPVCHKKFTNALVLQQHIRLHTGEPTDLTPEQIQAAEIKEYPPPGAASFPLPNSVSPFLAQGFPLPGMSPLPPPGLHLGLKPDFEEKRDRDRDKEPKDDKHDFLEDDNTNSSGPQQLPSFSTSLAALENQVRTITTMASQLSASGLSRSAEELNKTSSTPTPMNGDKSPAPGGSPAESEVRASPSPPPQPPTPLQVPRPPSSQQPGSPAPSESNSLGALDLTPRAAGPAPGPAPPSASAGIGPGVFSGFGLLPPGSITTGSSPLMTSALSSLTSSVLTSTAFSPIGLAVGPAVGHVFAVRPGNTTCNICFKTFACNSALEIHYRSHTKERPFKCTVCDRGFSTKSSTDPLRAQLNPDCICDHWGQWRIQQGDHSGGHGVNVTPHKPKRQRKRNDGIKRNGCGKKVAAWVPPLLCNPGYASDWTPLLGNMKQHMLTHKIRDMPSHLFETNKPPPPPVSTPTDESSNHDEIRSQPPMESPLKPADLGVKRSPPEGEAVLPIPKRQPGLPKHLCHVCNKNFSSSSALQIHMRTHTGDKPFRCTICQKAFTTKGNLKVHMGTHMWSNGASRRGRRMSLDLAPIPMTPKDSEFLQRRPDLFYPYLPAPFLNGMQQKLNEISVIQSVNSNSSSGLSPPGGKYASLLGFGGYGGPDKPLLSEPPRSQPNSPLSDKPSSSVSSPPPLSLSLGSHHGSPPLRETGGNDGPDRETVSRGMWDLHYDRKPSSGNNDKPVDASPSPPGHVTPHPPPPPAPRGEGLAA